A portion of the Chondrinema litorale genome contains these proteins:
- a CDS encoding sugar phosphate isomerase/epimerase family protein, with the protein MNKPRRTFLKKTSLAAGALLSPLPLFPATDEESKVSIHVFSRHLQFIKSFDELSEFIASCGFDGADLTIKPNGHILPEEVEEKLPEAVTAFQKSNLSIKTITTNITTAEDINTFKILKAANKVGIKYYRMGYFDYLDNVGMPERLLNLKPNIWQLSKMNSDFKIHGAYHNHVGTRVGSSVWDIWDLIKSTYPEWIGCQFDIRNAVIEGGTSWPNDLKLLHEYVKTVVVRDFKWEKKDGKWQAINTPLGEGMVDFPAFFKQLKSFGFAGPISLHFEYPQPVENKILSITEIKNKTKELLQRDLQKLKTYLQEAELL; encoded by the coding sequence ATGAATAAGCCAAGAAGAACTTTTCTAAAAAAAACATCATTAGCAGCAGGAGCACTTCTTTCTCCTCTCCCACTTTTTCCTGCTACAGATGAAGAAAGCAAAGTCAGTATTCATGTATTTTCCAGACATTTACAGTTTATTAAATCATTCGATGAGCTCAGTGAGTTTATAGCTTCTTGCGGTTTTGATGGTGCTGACTTAACCATTAAACCTAACGGACATATTCTTCCAGAAGAAGTAGAAGAAAAGTTACCAGAAGCTGTAACAGCTTTTCAAAAGAGCAACCTCAGCATTAAAACCATCACTACAAATATTACCACTGCAGAGGACATCAACACTTTTAAGATACTAAAAGCAGCCAACAAAGTCGGCATCAAATATTATCGCATGGGTTACTTCGATTACCTCGATAATGTGGGCATGCCTGAAAGATTATTAAATCTTAAGCCGAACATCTGGCAGCTTTCTAAAATGAATTCCGATTTTAAGATTCATGGGGCTTACCATAACCATGTAGGTACAAGAGTTGGGTCTTCTGTTTGGGATATTTGGGATTTAATAAAAAGTACTTACCCTGAATGGATTGGTTGCCAATTCGACATTAGAAATGCAGTAATTGAAGGTGGCACTTCTTGGCCAAACGATTTAAAACTCCTGCATGAATATGTAAAAACAGTTGTAGTAAGAGACTTTAAGTGGGAAAAGAAAGATGGAAAATGGCAGGCAATAAATACACCTTTGGGAGAAGGCATGGTAGACTTTCCGGCATTTTTTAAGCAGTTAAAAAGCTTTGGCTTTGCCGGCCCTATCTCACTTCATTTTGAGTATCCTCAGCCTGTTGAGAATAAAATACTTTCTATAACTGAGATTAAAAATAAAACCAAAGAACTGTTGCAGAGAGATTTGCAAAAACTCAAAACTTATCTTCAAGAAGCTGAACTACTCTAA
- a CDS encoding alpha/beta hydrolase, with product MKALLFLIINITLISINLNTFAQENPDFYHQIPDIKPKTLLYKVTPQDSLYVDVYYPNNFKEGDKKPAIVFYFGGGWVKGTRDHLKKQSQYLASKGMIAITADYRTQSEHNTTPIEAMQDARSAMRWVKQNAESLGIDIEKLAAGGGSAGGHLAAVTATLNKYDDPKDDLCISTKPKALVLFNPVIDTTPKGYGAEKMGKDQKKASPVHHVKKGLPPTIIFHGTADVTVPFENVKRFEELMFKKGNECVLVPFEGQAHGFFNYKEGNEKYFEETVKRMEVFLREKGYLPN from the coding sequence ATGAAAGCACTCCTATTCCTTATTATTAATATTACCCTTATATCAATTAATTTAAATACTTTTGCTCAAGAAAATCCTGATTTCTACCATCAAATTCCAGATATCAAACCCAAAACACTTTTATACAAAGTAACCCCTCAAGATTCTCTTTATGTAGATGTGTATTACCCCAATAATTTTAAGGAAGGAGATAAAAAACCAGCCATTGTATTTTACTTTGGCGGAGGTTGGGTAAAAGGAACCAGAGATCATTTAAAAAAACAAAGCCAGTATCTGGCATCAAAAGGAATGATCGCCATTACTGCCGATTATCGCACTCAATCTGAACATAACACAACACCCATAGAAGCCATGCAAGATGCTCGGTCTGCCATGAGATGGGTGAAACAAAATGCTGAATCATTAGGTATCGATATTGAAAAACTGGCTGCTGGTGGTGGCTCTGCCGGTGGGCATTTGGCAGCAGTAACAGCCACTTTAAATAAATATGATGACCCCAAAGATGATTTATGTATCAGCACTAAACCAAAAGCATTGGTGTTGTTCAATCCTGTAATAGATACCACGCCCAAAGGCTATGGAGCCGAAAAAATGGGAAAAGATCAAAAGAAAGCCTCGCCAGTCCATCATGTAAAAAAAGGTCTCCCTCCAACAATTATTTTTCATGGAACAGCGGATGTAACTGTGCCATTCGAAAATGTAAAACGGTTTGAAGAATTGATGTTTAAAAAAGGAAATGAATGTGTACTAGTACCTTTCGAAGGTCAAGCACATGGCTTTTTTAACTACAAAGAAGGGAATGAAAAGTATTTTGAGGAAACTGTAAAAAGAATGGAGGTTTTTCTTAGAGAAAAAGGCTATCTACCGAATTAA
- a CDS encoding metal-dependent hydrolase family protein yields the protein MFISSYAKNYLQSYIFYLFCLFFLFIFNNSQAQDTNKTYLLKADRVFDGEEMHESWVVAVQGNKIIYTGAASGYKAKKGTEEITLTGTTLLPGMIEGHSHLFLHPYDEVSWNDQVLKESFAERVARATVHAKNTLDAGFTTVRDLGSEGADYIDAGLKTAIEKGIIPGPRMIIATKAIVATGSYGPKGFHPYVDVPLGAEEANGYDNIIKVVRDQIGKGADVIKVYADYRWGANGEAMPTFLEEEMALMVKVANSSGRDVVAHASTAEGMRRAIMAGVKTIEHGDGGTKEVFELMKEKGVAFCPTLAAGDAIQQYRGWKKGTDPDPERIVNKKKTFKLALDAGVTIVAGGDVGVFTHGDNARELEMMVEYGMDEKEVLKSVTSVNANVFGLEKLGHLKSEMLADIIAVEGNPIDDISTLRKIKFVMKDGDIYKK from the coding sequence ATGTTTATTAGTTCATACGCTAAAAATTATTTACAAAGTTACATTTTTTATCTTTTTTGCCTCTTTTTCTTATTCATTTTTAACAATTCTCAAGCTCAAGACACAAATAAAACCTATTTACTAAAAGCCGATAGAGTATTTGATGGAGAAGAAATGCACGAAAGTTGGGTAGTAGCTGTACAGGGAAATAAAATTATTTATACCGGTGCGGCTTCTGGATATAAAGCAAAAAAGGGAACGGAAGAAATTACCTTAACCGGCACTACCCTTTTACCCGGCATGATCGAAGGGCACTCTCATTTATTCTTGCATCCTTATGACGAAGTTTCTTGGAACGATCAGGTACTCAAAGAATCATTTGCAGAGAGAGTAGCCAGAGCCACAGTACATGCAAAAAACACGCTTGACGCAGGATTTACCACGGTAAGAGACTTAGGTTCAGAAGGTGCAGATTATATAGATGCTGGATTGAAAACTGCCATTGAAAAAGGCATTATCCCCGGCCCAAGAATGATTATAGCTACCAAAGCAATTGTAGCAACAGGCAGTTATGGCCCAAAAGGTTTTCATCCTTATGTAGATGTGCCACTTGGAGCAGAAGAAGCCAATGGTTACGACAATATTATTAAAGTTGTAAGAGATCAAATAGGTAAAGGCGCAGATGTAATTAAAGTTTATGCCGATTATAGATGGGGAGCAAATGGAGAGGCAATGCCCACCTTTTTAGAAGAAGAAATGGCTTTGATGGTAAAAGTAGCTAATTCAAGCGGTAGAGATGTTGTTGCTCATGCTTCAACCGCAGAAGGTATGCGAAGAGCAATAATGGCAGGCGTAAAAACCATAGAACACGGTGATGGTGGTACAAAAGAAGTATTTGAATTAATGAAAGAAAAAGGCGTAGCATTTTGCCCAACATTAGCTGCTGGTGATGCTATTCAACAATACAGAGGCTGGAAAAAAGGAACAGACCCAGATCCAGAAAGGATTGTAAACAAAAAGAAAACTTTTAAACTAGCACTAGATGCTGGTGTAACAATAGTAGCTGGTGGTGATGTTGGCGTTTTTACACATGGTGATAATGCTCGCGAACTAGAAATGATGGTAGAATATGGAATGGATGAAAAAGAAGTTCTCAAATCTGTTACTTCTGTAAATGCCAATGTATTTGGTTTGGAAAAACTCGGACATTTAAAATCAGAGATGCTGGCAGATATTATCGCTGTAGAAGGTAATCCAATAGATGATATTTCTACTCTTAGAAAAATAAAATTCGTAATGAAAGACGGAGATATCTATAAAAAGTAA
- a CDS encoding glutamate-cysteine ligase family protein: MGVKGVRVARTQEELNGFTRNLLKDVQALERMLNEDLFDTEEIKIGAEQEICLIDENFKPAPRSMEILKQLKNPSFTTELAKFNLEANLKPVPFKNNCFSRMETEINDLLDILRNTAKEMDISPVLTGILPTIRKFDLEESNLTPIDRYYALIEAIEKLRGKVYELRLEGVDELNIKHHSALVEACNTSFQVHLQVTPDDFVEKYNTAMAIAAPVMAISSNSPMLFGKRLWNETRIALFQQSIDTRVTGEHLRYTSPRVTFGNHWLKSSILELIREDIVRFKVLLMSDVEEDVKRCLDEGITPKLIALNIHNSTVYRWNRPCYGISPNGKPHLRIENRILPAGPSVIDEVANSAFWLGLMNGLADVYPNLTKRMEFDDAKSNFIKAAKLGLGSKFYWVDQKIISDTELIEKELIPIAKEGLTKAGVDKSEINKYLDVIEERNQTHKTGSRWILESYSKLVKNSSKEEATTALVASMLRNQNSSKPISKWDLAHADDMNEWSHSAFLVEEFMTTDLFTVSKDDIPEFSADMMDWQQLRYLPIENEEGDLIGLITHRELLRYFAECYKDGMKNPRKLDEIMIKDPITIQPEQTIVEAMEIMMEHSIGCLPVVNNGKLVGLITEANFLNITASLLKRLKRKKAKAILKLPVKEKQAQKETEEKASE, encoded by the coding sequence ATGGGTGTAAAAGGAGTAAGAGTTGCCCGCACACAAGAAGAGCTCAATGGTTTTACACGAAACTTATTAAAAGACGTTCAGGCACTTGAAAGAATGCTCAATGAAGACCTATTTGACACAGAAGAAATCAAAATAGGCGCTGAGCAGGAAATTTGCCTCATTGATGAAAACTTTAAGCCAGCTCCACGCTCAATGGAGATATTAAAGCAACTCAAAAATCCCAGTTTTACCACCGAACTTGCCAAGTTTAATCTGGAAGCCAACCTAAAGCCAGTTCCATTTAAAAATAATTGTTTCTCACGAATGGAAACAGAAATAAATGACCTGCTGGATATATTAAGAAATACAGCCAAAGAAATGGACATCTCGCCTGTTCTTACTGGCATTTTACCCACTATAAGAAAGTTTGACTTAGAAGAGAGCAACCTCACTCCCATCGATCGCTATTATGCATTAATTGAAGCAATTGAAAAGTTACGAGGTAAAGTATATGAGTTAAGATTAGAAGGTGTAGACGAACTCAATATCAAACATCATTCAGCATTAGTCGAAGCTTGCAACACGAGTTTTCAAGTACATTTACAAGTAACCCCAGACGATTTTGTAGAAAAGTACAATACTGCCATGGCAATTGCAGCTCCAGTAATGGCGATTAGCTCAAACTCTCCCATGCTGTTTGGCAAAAGACTTTGGAACGAAACCAGAATCGCGTTATTCCAACAATCAATAGATACTCGAGTTACAGGTGAACATCTTCGCTATACAAGTCCACGAGTTACTTTTGGAAACCACTGGCTAAAAAGCTCTATACTTGAACTGATAAGAGAAGACATTGTGCGTTTTAAAGTACTGCTGATGTCTGATGTGGAAGAAGATGTAAAGCGCTGTTTAGATGAAGGCATTACCCCAAAACTCATCGCACTAAATATTCATAATTCTACAGTTTATAGATGGAACCGTCCATGTTATGGCATTTCCCCAAATGGCAAACCTCACTTGCGAATTGAAAATAGAATTCTTCCTGCTGGCCCTTCTGTAATTGATGAGGTGGCAAACTCGGCTTTTTGGCTTGGCTTAATGAATGGCCTTGCAGATGTGTATCCGAACCTCACCAAACGCATGGAGTTCGACGATGCTAAATCCAACTTTATTAAAGCTGCCAAACTAGGCTTGGGTTCTAAGTTTTATTGGGTAGACCAAAAAATTATAAGCGATACAGAACTTATTGAGAAAGAGTTAATTCCTATCGCTAAAGAGGGCTTAACCAAAGCAGGCGTTGATAAATCTGAGATTAATAAATACCTAGATGTAATTGAAGAAAGAAACCAAACGCATAAAACTGGTTCTCGCTGGATATTAGAGTCTTATTCTAAATTGGTTAAAAACTCATCTAAAGAAGAAGCTACCACAGCTTTGGTTGCCAGTATGTTGCGTAATCAAAACAGCAGTAAACCAATAAGCAAATGGGATTTAGCCCATGCAGATGATATGAACGAATGGTCGCATTCTGCCTTTTTGGTTGAAGAGTTTATGACCACCGATTTATTCACTGTAAGTAAAGATGATATACCTGAGTTTAGTGCAGATATGATGGACTGGCAACAACTCCGATACCTTCCAATAGAAAATGAAGAAGGTGATTTAATTGGTTTAATCACGCATAGAGAGTTATTACGCTACTTTGCAGAGTGCTACAAAGATGGCATGAAAAACCCTAGAAAACTGGATGAAATTATGATTAAAGACCCCATAACTATTCAGCCAGAACAAACCATTGTAGAAGCAATGGAAATTATGATGGAGCATTCTATCGGTTGCCTGCCTGTTGTAAACAATGGAAAACTGGTAGGCCTTATTACAGAAGCCAACTTTTTGAATATTACTGCCAGTCTGCTTAAAAGGCTTAAAAGAAAGAAAGCAAAGGCAATTCTTAAATTACCTGTTAAAGAAAAGCAAGCTCAAAAAGAGACAGAAGAAAAAGCTAGTGAATGA
- a CDS encoding AAC(3) family N-acetyltransferase — protein sequence MLTPTLAVDLAEKISMQLKLTGLQEGDIVMLHASLKSLSRIPQHPKTVIDGVIKAIGKGGTLLVPSLTYDIVNKENPVFDRQETPSNVGAISEYFRTMPGTYRSLSPTHSVCGIGRDAKALLEKHHLDNTPVGENSPFRLLPKYGGKILFIGCGLKPNTSMHAVEELLEPPYLFEDYVNFKIVSNGSAMDKLVRRHNFKGYEQRYDRVANLLSKRELKKGRVLSAEVFLIDAVALWEKAYLKLRENPLYFVDKLDKVN from the coding sequence ATGTTAACTCCTACATTAGCCGTTGATCTAGCCGAAAAGATCAGTATGCAACTAAAACTAACTGGCCTTCAGGAAGGAGATATAGTAATGTTGCATGCTTCTCTTAAGTCTTTGAGCAGAATACCGCAGCATCCGAAAACGGTTATAGATGGCGTTATTAAAGCAATAGGTAAAGGTGGAACCCTGCTAGTACCTTCACTTACTTACGATATAGTAAATAAAGAAAACCCTGTATTTGACAGGCAAGAAACTCCATCAAATGTTGGTGCAATATCTGAGTATTTTAGAACGATGCCAGGTACATACAGAAGCCTTTCTCCCACACATTCAGTATGTGGTATAGGAAGAGATGCAAAAGCGTTGCTAGAAAAACATCATCTTGACAATACACCAGTAGGAGAAAACTCTCCTTTTAGGTTATTACCAAAGTATGGTGGTAAAATTCTCTTTATAGGTTGTGGGTTAAAGCCCAATACCTCCATGCATGCAGTAGAAGAATTACTGGAGCCTCCTTACCTTTTTGAAGATTATGTAAACTTTAAAATTGTTAGTAATGGAAGTGCAATGGATAAACTAGTTAGACGACATAACTTTAAAGGTTACGAACAACGATACGACAGAGTCGCGAATCTGTTATCTAAAAGAGAACTGAAAAAAGGTAGAGTACTTTCTGCTGAGGTTTTTTTAATTGATGCTGTAGCTCTTTGGGAAAAGGCCTACTTAAAGCTTCGTGAAAATCCATTGTACTTTGTAGATAAATTGGACAAGGTAAACTAA
- a CDS encoding adenylate/guanylate cyclase domain-containing protein, whose product MNKNFTILYVDDEQQNLISFKAAFRREYKVLTALSGQDAIEVLKENDVQLIISDQRMPEMTGVEFLENILPVYPDAIRMILTGFSDVEAIIDAINKGKVFRYITKPWDENELRMTIENAKTLFHLQVKNKSLVDQLQIKVQEQEKTLKLFMKYVPEPVVQKALSDTGDSIFEGEVRNITVLFCDIRGFTSMSEDMTPKEVVSFLNHYYSIMSDVIKRHNGVVNQFVGDEIFSVFGAPVAYPNNEENAVFCAIEMMKKLESLNELYKDKLPTAVGMGIGINSGEVVAGNLGSEDKIEYSVTGDTVNTGKRIEMLTKDTPNTILISDTVFEKTKEIVTTKEWEPVAVKGKKEKIVVYQVLNKI is encoded by the coding sequence ATGAATAAAAATTTCACAATCCTATATGTTGATGACGAACAGCAAAACTTAATTAGTTTTAAAGCTGCGTTTAGAAGAGAGTATAAGGTCTTAACTGCTTTGAGTGGACAGGATGCTATTGAAGTCCTTAAAGAAAATGACGTACAGTTAATTATTAGTGACCAGCGCATGCCCGAAATGACAGGTGTTGAGTTTCTAGAAAATATTCTGCCTGTTTATCCTGATGCAATCAGAATGATATTAACCGGCTTTAGCGATGTTGAAGCAATTATAGATGCTATTAACAAAGGCAAAGTTTTCAGGTACATTACAAAACCTTGGGATGAAAACGAGTTGCGCATGACCATAGAAAATGCCAAAACGCTATTTCATTTACAGGTAAAAAATAAATCTTTGGTAGACCAGCTTCAAATTAAAGTGCAGGAGCAGGAAAAAACCCTGAAGCTTTTTATGAAATATGTGCCAGAACCGGTTGTACAAAAAGCCCTTAGCGATACTGGTGACTCCATATTTGAAGGCGAAGTGAGAAACATTACTGTATTGTTTTGCGACATAAGAGGCTTTACCAGTATGAGCGAAGACATGACACCGAAAGAAGTCGTTTCTTTCCTCAACCACTATTACTCTATTATGAGTGATGTTATAAAAAGGCACAATGGGGTGGTTAACCAGTTTGTTGGTGACGAAATCTTCTCTGTTTTTGGTGCTCCGGTTGCTTACCCGAACAATGAGGAAAATGCTGTTTTTTGTGCTATTGAAATGATGAAGAAGCTAGAAAGCCTAAATGAATTGTACAAAGATAAACTACCTACTGCAGTAGGTATGGGCATTGGTATTAACTCAGGTGAAGTTGTAGCAGGGAATCTTGGTTCTGAAGATAAGATAGAATACTCGGTAACTGGCGATACTGTAAACACCGGTAAAAGAATTGAAATGCTTACCAAAGACACACCTAACACCATTTTGATAAGCGATACAGTATTTGAGAAAACAAAAGAAATAGTAACCACAAAAGAGTGGGAACCTGTAGCTGTAAAAGGCAAAAAAGAAAAAATTGTAGTTTACCAAGTCTTAAATAAAATATAA
- a CDS encoding DUF6268 family outer membrane beta-barrel protein has translation MGKKQSDNTIHKYTFCCLLALLAHLTLKAQQSTVNWLQRDFCQTGLKGMAPSRGISFERSIIPEYHLASDSPEDEIGDASSDVEHQSVLKAKLRAPLWNSDGFKAVIGFKYQKEEIKFDDPEELEYSLYKNINNLNMKVMGTDLIMLKPFRGNKYVVVRGAINYSGAFKKLSETNSNFLNWSVSALFGIRKNENTEMGFGVNYSNSLNVKSVYPVMLYNHNFNEKWGIEALLPKRAALRYNFNAKSLAVLVSELDGSRYYIPDVELSANRVEDLRMEVSELKFGLSYQRQIFSILWMSVDAGYRKNIGFDFNRYFSGSNRDTIVKSQIPGGMYGGITLFLTPPPKKN, from the coding sequence ATGGGAAAGAAACAATCTGATAACACTATTCACAAGTACACATTTTGTTGTTTACTTGCTCTTTTGGCTCATTTGACGCTGAAAGCACAACAAAGTACTGTAAATTGGTTGCAGAGAGATTTTTGCCAGACCGGTTTAAAGGGTATGGCGCCTAGTAGAGGTATTTCTTTTGAGCGTTCTATTATTCCGGAGTATCATTTGGCTTCAGACTCCCCAGAAGATGAAATTGGTGATGCTTCGTCTGATGTTGAGCACCAGAGTGTGTTAAAAGCTAAGCTTCGAGCACCTTTGTGGAATTCTGATGGATTTAAAGCAGTAATTGGCTTTAAATACCAAAAGGAAGAAATAAAGTTTGATGACCCTGAGGAACTGGAATACAGTCTGTATAAAAATATTAATAATCTGAATATGAAGGTTATGGGTACAGATCTCATAATGTTAAAGCCATTCAGAGGAAATAAATATGTTGTAGTAAGAGGTGCCATAAATTATAGTGGCGCATTTAAAAAGCTAAGTGAAACCAATAGTAATTTTCTAAATTGGAGTGTATCTGCCTTGTTCGGTATTAGAAAAAATGAGAATACTGAAATGGGTTTTGGAGTAAATTATAGCAATTCTTTAAATGTGAAATCGGTATATCCGGTAATGCTTTATAACCACAACTTTAATGAAAAGTGGGGAATAGAAGCTCTGCTACCTAAAAGAGCTGCTTTGAGATATAACTTTAATGCAAAGTCTTTAGCCGTTTTAGTTTCGGAACTTGATGGTAGCAGATACTATATACCAGATGTTGAGCTAAGTGCAAATAGGGTAGAAGACTTAAGAATGGAGGTATCTGAACTTAAATTCGGATTATCGTACCAACGACAAATATTTTCTATACTTTGGATGAGTGTAGATGCAGGCTACCGAAAAAATATTGGCTTTGACTTTAATAGATATTTCTCTGGAAGCAACCGCGATACAATTGTAAAATCGCAGATTCCTGGTGGTATGTATGGAGGTATTACTCTGTTTTTAACTCCACCACCTAAGAAAAACTAA
- the proB gene encoding glutamate 5-kinase produces MSSDSKFYQKLVIKIGSNVLTNDKGLPDLPTLQSLVKQIAAIKKAGIQVIVVSSGAVAAGRSVYKSKNKLGHIAQKQLFAALGQVRLMEHYSDFFKKEDFLCAQVLVTKEDFRDRKHYLNMKNCLSTLLENQIVPIVNENDVISVTELMFTDNDELAGMVATMLNADALFILSNVDGVFDGDPALETSGIINVFEGNSRELNNFVVAKKSEFGRGGMITKCRNALKVAGLGIPVHIANGRTENIIPSLANREGVGTLFPATKNASNMKKWVATSDAYSKGKLIINDGAVKALFSAKATSLLAVGIVEVEGEFKKSDIVSICNETGEELGLGISSYSNAYTKTILGLKNQKPVVHYDFLYLFEMNQ; encoded by the coding sequence ATGTCGTCAGATTCAAAATTTTATCAGAAACTTGTTATCAAAATTGGTTCCAATGTACTTACAAACGATAAAGGACTCCCCGATTTACCCACCTTGCAATCTCTGGTAAAACAGATAGCTGCAATTAAAAAAGCTGGCATTCAGGTAATTGTGGTATCATCTGGTGCTGTAGCTGCTGGCAGAAGTGTTTACAAGAGCAAAAACAAACTAGGCCACATTGCACAGAAGCAACTCTTTGCTGCTTTGGGACAAGTGAGATTAATGGAACATTACAGCGATTTTTTTAAAAAGGAAGACTTTTTATGCGCTCAGGTATTGGTTACTAAAGAAGATTTTAGAGACAGAAAGCACTATCTGAATATGAAGAACTGTTTGAGTACTTTGCTTGAAAACCAGATCGTACCAATTGTTAATGAAAACGATGTAATATCTGTTACTGAATTAATGTTCACAGATAACGATGAATTGGCTGGAATGGTCGCCACTATGTTAAATGCAGATGCACTATTCATTCTTAGTAATGTAGATGGTGTTTTTGATGGCGACCCCGCTTTAGAGACTTCGGGTATTATAAATGTTTTTGAAGGAAATAGCAGAGAGTTGAATAACTTTGTAGTAGCTAAAAAGTCTGAATTTGGTAGAGGTGGAATGATTACCAAATGCAGAAATGCACTAAAAGTTGCAGGTTTGGGTATTCCCGTGCATATTGCTAATGGCCGAACTGAAAACATTATTCCATCATTGGCAAACCGAGAAGGTGTAGGTACGCTCTTTCCAGCTACCAAAAATGCTTCTAATATGAAGAAATGGGTAGCTACATCAGATGCCTATAGCAAAGGCAAATTGATTATTAACGATGGTGCAGTAAAAGCCCTTTTTTCGGCCAAAGCTACCAGCTTACTTGCCGTTGGGATTGTAGAAGTAGAAGGAGAGTTTAAAAAAAGTGATATTGTGAGTATCTGCAATGAAACTGGTGAGGAACTCGGCCTAGGCATTAGTAGTTACTCAAATGCATACACTAAAACTATATTAGGACTAAAAAATCAAAAACCAGTCGTACATTACGATTTTCTATATCTATTTGAAATGAATCAATAA
- a CDS encoding glutamate-5-semialdehyde dehydrogenase, translating into MEYQNYFERVKEGSVVLSSLNTDIIPQVLNKLADEAEKQTNLILDANAKDLARMSPEDPKYDRLKLTEERIKSIANDIRKVAALPNPLGKVLTKKDLENGLELEKRTVPLGVIGIIYEARPNVTFDVFSLCFKSGNACILKGGTDADDSNRAIVSIIHSVLKSFDISEDVVQLLPPERAATAALLEAVDFVDIIIPRGSQGLINFVRDNAKVPVIETGAGIVHTYFDEFADLAKGTEIVFNAKTRRVSVCNALDCLVIHESRLKDLPEIAKKLATKDVVVYADEKAYAELKGNYPEALLNVANDSSFGTEFLSMTMAIKTVGSLIEAIDHIRKYSSKHSEAIISENAQNIETFLNRVDAAVVYANSSTAFTDGAQFGLGAEIGISTQKLHARGPMALEELCSYKWVVKGTGQVRVP; encoded by the coding sequence ATGGAATATCAAAACTATTTCGAGCGAGTAAAAGAAGGAAGTGTTGTTCTCAGCAGTTTGAACACAGACATCATCCCGCAGGTTTTAAACAAACTAGCAGATGAAGCCGAAAAGCAAACCAATTTAATTCTGGATGCAAATGCAAAAGACCTAGCCAGAATGTCGCCCGAAGACCCCAAGTACGATAGGCTAAAGTTAACCGAAGAGCGCATTAAAAGCATTGCAAATGATATAAGAAAAGTAGCAGCTTTACCTAATCCACTTGGAAAAGTACTTACTAAAAAAGACTTGGAAAACGGACTAGAGCTCGAAAAACGCACTGTGCCTTTGGGTGTAATTGGTATCATTTACGAAGCAAGACCCAATGTTACTTTTGATGTTTTTTCTCTTTGCTTCAAATCTGGCAATGCATGTATATTAAAAGGAGGAACAGATGCTGATGACTCTAACAGAGCCATCGTTAGCATTATTCACTCTGTTCTAAAAAGCTTCGATATTTCTGAAGATGTGGTGCAACTTCTGCCTCCTGAGAGAGCAGCAACTGCCGCACTTTTAGAAGCAGTAGATTTTGTAGATATCATCATTCCGAGAGGTAGCCAAGGTTTGATCAACTTTGTAAGAGACAATGCAAAAGTACCTGTAATTGAAACTGGGGCTGGTATTGTACATACTTATTTCGATGAGTTTGCAGATCTGGCTAAAGGAACTGAAATTGTTTTTAATGCCAAAACAAGAAGAGTAAGTGTTTGTAATGCTTTAGATTGTTTGGTTATCCATGAATCTAGACTTAAAGATTTACCAGAAATAGCTAAGAAACTAGCAACTAAAGATGTAGTAGTTTATGCTGATGAAAAAGCTTATGCTGAACTCAAAGGTAATTATCCTGAAGCGTTGCTTAATGTAGCAAATGACAGCAGCTTTGGTACTGAGTTTCTCTCGATGACTATGGCTATCAAAACTGTGGGTAGTTTAATAGAAGCCATAGATCATATAAGAAAATATAGCTCTAAACACAGTGAGGCCATCATTTCTGAAAATGCGCAGAATATCGAGACATTTCTTAATCGTGTTGATGCTGCTGTGGTTTACGCAAACTCATCAACTGCTTTTACTGATGGTGCACAGTTTGGTTTAGGAGCAGAAATCGGAATCAGTACACAAAAACTACATGCAAGAGGCCCAATGGCTTTAGAAGAACTTTGCAGTTACAAATGGGTTGTAAAAGGAACTGGTCAGGTAAGAGTTCCTTAA